TATGGACCAAGAATACACGGTATGAAGAAAAAAAGCGTATTAGACGAATTAGTAGAGAATAGCTTAAGAGATGCAGCCATTTGGGATGAGGTGAAAGATAGATTGGACAGAAATGCACTTGGCCTATCTGGAGGACAACAGCAAAGGTTGTGCATAGCAAGAACTCTTGCGGTACAGCCAGACGTACTTTTAATGGATGAACCTACTTCAGCACTGGATCCCATATCTACATTAAGAATAGAAGAACTTATGGATGTGTTAAAGAAGAAATATACCATAATAATAGTGACTCATAATATGCAGCAGGCAGGGAGAATATCCGATTATACCGCCTTTTTCTTAAATGGGGAAATTATTGAAGCCGAAAAAACAGAAGATATTTTTTATAAACCTAAAGATAAAAGAACAGAGGATTATATAACAGGAAGATTTGGCTAATTTTACTGAAAATACTTTTTAAATATTGTAATATATGTCATAATATAATTAATAATTGAAAAGAGGTGGTTATTATGACCAGAAAGGCATTTGATTATGCATTGGAAGAAATGCATAATGATGTATTGAGAATGGGAAGTATGGTAGAAAAACAAATTCATCAGTGTATAGAGGCACTAGTTAAACAGGATGATAATTTGGCAAAAGAGACCATAAAAAATGATGACTTAGTAGATAGTCTATATAGAGAAATAGAAGATAAATGCATAAAACTCACTGCAAAAGAACAGCCTCTGGCCATAGATCTAAGGACAATATTTACAACAGCTAGAATAATAACAGATCTTGAAAGAATGGCAGATCATGCTGTAGATATAGCTAAAATAACTATAAAGCTTAAAGGTGAAAAGTATGTAAAAAAGTTGATAGACATAGGTAAAATGTCTAAAATAGTTAATGATATGATAAAAAAGGCACTGGATGCCTATGTAGATAGAGATGTTGATGAGACCTATGTTGCTTGTAAAATGGATGATGAAATAGATAGATTATATAAGCATGTATTTAAAGAATTAATAGAGATCATGAGTGAAGATCATGATAAAATAAACCAAGCTACTCAGCTTTTATTTGTTTGTAAATATTTAGAGAGAATAGCAGATCATGTAACTAACATATGCGAGGGAACTATATATTTAGTTACAGGAGAGCAAAAAGATTTAAATGAATAGTTTATGTAGAGGTTAGGCTTTAAACTGAAGAGGGTTTAAAGTCTTTTTTTTATTTAATTTTTATTAAATTTATGGTATACTTTATAAGGTCGAAAATGTATACTTTCAATGCCGGGAGGGATATAATGTTTACTTTTACTCCAAAAGAGGATAAGTTTTATGAGTTTTTTGTGCAAACTGCAAATATTGCTTATAAAGCTTCAA
This genomic interval from Clostridium kluyveri contains the following:
- the pstB gene encoding phosphate ABC transporter ATP-binding protein PstB yields the protein MNIIQTEDLDLYYGSNQALKKINLGVEKNSVTALIGPSGCGKSTFLRTLNRMNDLIDSVKIEGEVFFEGKNIYRDYDVIDLRKRVGMVFQSPNPFPMSIYDNIAYGPRIHGMKKKSVLDELVENSLRDAAIWDEVKDRLDRNALGLSGGQQQRLCIARTLAVQPDVLLMDEPTSALDPISTLRIEELMDVLKKKYTIIIVTHNMQQAGRISDYTAFFLNGEIIEAEKTEDIFYKPKDKRTEDYITGRFG
- the phoU gene encoding phosphate signaling complex protein PhoU, whose product is MTRKAFDYALEEMHNDVLRMGSMVEKQIHQCIEALVKQDDNLAKETIKNDDLVDSLYREIEDKCIKLTAKEQPLAIDLRTIFTTARIITDLERMADHAVDIAKITIKLKGEKYVKKLIDIGKMSKIVNDMIKKALDAYVDRDVDETYVACKMDDEIDRLYKHVFKELIEIMSEDHDKINQATQLLFVCKYLERIADHVTNICEGTIYLVTGEQKDLNE